The bacterium sequence CTCGCGAGGCCCGCCCGCCGGTCGCGAGGGCGAGCGTGCCGTGCCGGTGCGGCGCGAGCGGGCGCGCCAGGAGCCGGGCGACGGCGGCCTCGAGCGTCGGGAACGCCGTGTCGTCGACGGGCCCGAGACGGCCGGAAATGAGCCCCGCGGCGAGATCGGTCCGCGCGAAGATCGTACCGGCGTTGATCCATGACGCGCCGCCGTGCCAGCCCGCCACGGTGGGCGGGAAGAACAGCCGCTGGCCCATCGCGCCGGTGGCCTGAAACACCCGCACCCAGTCCGGCGCGTTGATGCCGAGATGCCGCACCGCGCCGACCGCGAACTCGACCGGCCCTTTGACCTGGGCCAGCATCGCGTCCGGCCGGTAGAACGCCTGCGAGCGGAACAGCATCTTCAGCGCCGGCGAGAGGTCGTAGGCCGACGCGCGCAGCTGCCGCGCCATCGCGTCGACGAGCGCGGGATCGGGGGTGGGGGACACGAAGAACGCCGCGAGCTTGCGGGCGATCCACCGCGGCGTCGCCTCCTGCGCCAGGATGATCCGCATGATGTCGGCGCCGTCCCAGCGGCCGGCCTGCCCGAGAAACATCTTCGGGCCATCGTCGTGGATCGCCGGCTTGAAGTCAAAGACGCGGCGGTCGTCCCCCGTGCGGTAGTCGCGGAGCGTCCAGCCGGTCCAGGCGCGCGCGGATTCCTTCACGTCGTCTTCGGTGTAGTGCCCGATGCCCATCGTGAAGAGCTCCATGAGCTCGCGGGCCCAGTTCTCGTTCGGGTGGCCCTTCCGGTTGGCGTCGTTGTTGAGATAGCGCAGCATCGCGGGGTCGCGTGCCACCCCGTCGAGGAGCCGGGCGAAGTTGCCGGCCGCGTGGCGGCGGAACAGCTGGTTCTGGTTGAACATCGCGATCGCATCGTGCACGTCCGCGAACGCGCTGGTAAAGTGGCCGTGCCAGAAGAGGACCAGCTTCTCCTGCAGCGGCGCGGGGGACGTCGCCATACGGTCGAGCCACCAGGCCGCGAGCGCGACGATCGCGCGGCCGTGCTGGCGGCCCGTCTCCTGGTACAATCCGCGGAGCTCCGGATGCGTCTTGAGGTCGATTCGCTGCCTGGTCGCGCGCAGGGCCTCGAGCGTCGATTCCAACTGCCGCTCCGCGGCGCGGACGTCGTCGAAAACGGCCGGCGCTGCCGGCTCCGCGGGAAACGCGAACAGGGCGTCGACCGTGCGGTCGCAACCGGCGGCCACGGCGCGGTCCACCTCGTCCGGCAGG is a genomic window containing:
- a CDS encoding DUF1800 domain-containing protein — protein: MPGVLDPFAPSSADPWDARKAAHLLRRAGFGPLPDEVDRAVAAGCDRTVDALFAFPAEPAAPAVFDDVRAAERQLESTLEALRATRQRIDLKTHPELRGLYQETGRQHGRAIVALAAWWLDRMATSPAPLQEKLVLFWHGHFTSAFADVHDAIAMFNQNQLFRRHAAGNFARLLDGVARDPAMLRYLNNDANRKGHPNENWARELMELFTMGIGHYTEDDVKESARAWTGWTLRDYRTGDDRRVFDFKPAIHDDGPKMFLGQAGRWDGADIMRIILAQEATPRWIARKLAAFFVSPTPDPALVDAMARQLRASAYDLSPALKMLFRSQAFYRPDAMLAQVKGPVEFAVGAVRHLGINAPDWVRVFQATGAMGQRLFFPPTVAGWHGGASWINAGTIFARTDLAAGLISGRLGPVDDTAFPTLEAAVARLLARPLAPHRHGTLALATGGRASREAVHLVMSLPEYLVA